From one Catenuloplanes nepalensis genomic stretch:
- the clpS gene encoding ATP-dependent Clp protease adapter ClpS, translating into MAAPQIAPVETPDIEELPVEDRPWVTIVWDDPVNLMTYVTWVFQKLFGYSREKAEELMLAVHHKGRAVVSTGARERMEHDASQLHAYGLWATVDRQ; encoded by the coding sequence ATGGCGGCGCCGCAGATCGCACCGGTCGAAACGCCAGACATCGAAGAGCTCCCGGTCGAGGACCGTCCGTGGGTGACGATCGTCTGGGATGATCCGGTCAATCTCATGACCTATGTGACCTGGGTTTTCCAGAAGCTGTTCGGATACAGCCGGGAGAAGGCCGAGGAGCTGATGCTGGCGGTCCATCACAAGGGCCGGGCGGTGGTCTCGACCGGCGCCCGGGAGAGGATGGAGCACGACGCCTCCCAACTGCATGCCTATGGTTTGTGGGCGACGGTGGACCGGCAGTGA
- a CDS encoding DUF2017 domain-containing protein — MFRRQGTQCVASFAQDEVRVLRKVASEVVGLLTDGFDHDDPVVDRLFPAIYPDQPAESEEVRRYTEGDLKTAKIDQAGAILAGLPSEGAGDVSLDAEEAEAWLRAINDARLAMGIRLEIRPETDLGEELDDAVLHDPTSTRVFQLSVYAYLGYLQESLLHALIEG; from the coding sequence ATGTTCCGGCGCCAGGGCACGCAGTGCGTGGCCAGTTTCGCCCAGGACGAGGTGCGCGTGCTGCGCAAGGTCGCGAGCGAGGTCGTGGGCCTGCTCACGGACGGCTTCGACCACGACGACCCGGTCGTCGACCGGCTCTTCCCGGCGATCTACCCGGATCAGCCCGCGGAGAGCGAGGAGGTCCGGCGATACACCGAGGGAGACCTCAAGACCGCGAAGATCGACCAGGCCGGCGCGATCCTCGCCGGGCTGCCCTCCGAGGGCGCCGGTGACGTGTCGCTGGACGCGGAGGAGGCCGAGGCCTGGCTGCGCGCGATCAACGACGCGCGGCTGGCGATGGGCATCCGGCTGGAGATCCGGCCGGAGACCGACCTCGGCGAGGAACTCGACGACGCGGTGCTGCACGACCCCACCTCGACCCGGGTCTTCCAGCTGTCGGTCTACGCGTACCTGGGGTACCTGCAGGAGTCGCTGCTGCACGCGCTGATCGAGGGGTGA
- a CDS encoding helix-turn-helix transcriptional regulator → MRPWSFVGRTQELQRLVAAATSGSERGLIFSGSAGIGKSRLLREGVDVLPRDDYATWYASANIATAGLPFGGLAQVLPADQPVGLSPAGLLRWAMDSLVERAVGRRIVLAIDDAHLLDPTSAALVYLIARSGHATVLGTLRSGEPVPLPIRALWTDDLVDHAELSPLTIADTTHMLGEMLGGEIESASAERLWRMCLGNALFLRELVIAAQTGDEMTEHFGVWRWTGKLELAPDLTDLIDTRIGRLSPDVRTAVELVALGEPLGLDLLTKIIRPAEVEIAEERGLIRVTSDDRRHNVRLAHPLYGEVVRRRCPVSRSRRLTAQLADAVEGVGARRRDDLLRVAVWRLDSGTAKDPALLLGAGMQAYSRFDVPLALRLSKAAVDAGGGFPAAELLATLLMFADQPDDAVEVIESVWDEAHTDERKTRWYSARALICFWGLSREKTITEISEAVGGLRDANHRSRLRAFESMMRFHQMEHEDALNIGRAVLDRPATDGISRALVYSMLTHLRAARGELADSDRAASRVIADLASWQTEMPYIKVAMELGRGTRLILGGDLRSIDEIVADEFADLADAGEFRLGSGYVSVLRAQAARLRGRTGDALRHSLQACAMLAASKVFAGLAHAERAMAAALRGEAALAAEAMADSDRTHGTNMIILYPWREQARAWTLASAGDLAGAVDTLRRLSERLREDAMAGHELYALHDLVRLGFPALPLSVPKGTTTTAPEVVSVTVAERLAELARQVGGPMPSLFSRHARAAAGESEAELLWVADQFARQDFLLYAAEATATAARLLRDQRSPQTQLVNTRLAELKQRCQLIDTPALRVDRVRLTERERQVAELASTGTPSKEIAEQLFLSARTVENHLQRVYVKLGVTGRAELPVALQSISE, encoded by the coding sequence GTGCGTCCGTGGAGCTTCGTCGGCCGGACCCAGGAGTTGCAGCGCCTCGTCGCCGCCGCCACCAGCGGAAGCGAACGCGGCCTCATTTTCAGCGGTAGCGCCGGTATTGGCAAGAGTCGACTTCTCCGAGAGGGGGTCGACGTCCTTCCCCGCGACGATTACGCGACGTGGTACGCGTCAGCGAACATCGCCACCGCGGGCCTGCCCTTCGGAGGTCTGGCACAGGTTCTCCCCGCCGACCAGCCGGTCGGTCTCTCACCGGCCGGGCTGCTGCGGTGGGCGATGGACTCCCTGGTGGAGCGCGCGGTCGGCCGTCGGATCGTGCTCGCGATCGATGACGCGCACCTGCTCGATCCCACCTCGGCCGCGCTGGTCTACCTGATCGCCCGCTCCGGTCACGCCACCGTGCTCGGCACGCTGCGGAGCGGGGAGCCGGTGCCGCTGCCCATTCGGGCTCTGTGGACCGACGATCTGGTGGACCACGCGGAACTGTCGCCGCTGACCATCGCGGACACCACGCACATGCTGGGCGAGATGCTCGGCGGCGAGATCGAGTCCGCGTCCGCGGAGCGGCTGTGGCGGATGTGCCTGGGCAACGCGCTCTTCCTGCGCGAGCTGGTGATCGCGGCACAGACCGGCGACGAGATGACCGAGCACTTCGGCGTGTGGCGGTGGACCGGCAAGCTGGAGCTGGCGCCGGACCTGACCGACCTGATCGACACCCGGATCGGCCGGCTCAGCCCGGACGTGCGGACCGCGGTGGAGCTGGTCGCGCTCGGCGAGCCGCTCGGCCTGGACCTGCTCACGAAGATAATCCGGCCCGCCGAGGTGGAGATCGCCGAGGAGCGCGGCCTGATCCGGGTCACCTCCGACGACCGGCGGCACAACGTGCGCCTGGCCCACCCGCTGTACGGCGAGGTGGTGCGCCGCCGCTGCCCGGTCAGCCGCAGCCGCCGGCTCACCGCGCAGCTCGCGGACGCGGTCGAGGGCGTGGGCGCGCGCCGCCGCGACGACCTGCTCCGGGTCGCGGTGTGGCGCCTCGACTCCGGCACCGCGAAGGACCCGGCGTTGCTGCTCGGCGCCGGCATGCAGGCGTACAGCCGGTTCGACGTGCCGCTCGCGCTGCGCCTGTCCAAGGCCGCGGTGGACGCGGGCGGCGGGTTCCCGGCCGCGGAGCTGCTGGCCACACTGCTGATGTTCGCCGACCAGCCGGATGACGCGGTGGAGGTGATCGAGTCGGTCTGGGACGAGGCGCACACCGACGAGCGCAAGACCCGGTGGTACTCGGCGCGTGCCCTGATCTGCTTCTGGGGGCTGAGCCGGGAGAAGACGATCACGGAGATCTCCGAGGCGGTCGGCGGGCTGAGAGACGCCAACCACCGCTCCCGGCTGCGCGCGTTCGAGTCGATGATGCGCTTCCACCAGATGGAGCACGAGGACGCGCTGAACATCGGCCGGGCCGTGCTGGACCGCCCGGCCACCGACGGGATCAGCCGCGCGCTGGTCTACAGCATGCTCACCCACCTGCGGGCCGCACGCGGCGAGCTGGCCGACAGCGACCGCGCCGCGTCCCGGGTGATCGCCGACCTGGCGTCCTGGCAGACCGAGATGCCGTACATCAAGGTCGCGATGGAGCTCGGCCGCGGCACCCGGCTGATCCTCGGCGGCGACCTGCGCAGCATCGACGAGATCGTGGCGGACGAGTTCGCGGACCTGGCCGACGCGGGCGAGTTCCGGCTCGGCTCCGGTTACGTCTCGGTGCTGCGCGCCCAGGCGGCCCGGCTGCGCGGGCGGACCGGCGACGCGCTGCGGCACAGCCTGCAGGCCTGCGCGATGCTGGCGGCCAGCAAGGTCTTCGCCGGGCTCGCGCACGCGGAGCGCGCGATGGCGGCGGCGCTGCGCGGCGAGGCGGCTCTCGCGGCCGAGGCGATGGCGGACTCCGACCGTACCCACGGCACCAACATGATCATCCTGTATCCGTGGCGGGAACAGGCCCGGGCGTGGACGCTCGCGTCCGCCGGTGACCTGGCCGGGGCGGTGGACACGCTGCGGCGGCTGTCCGAGCGGCTGCGCGAGGACGCGATGGCGGGTCACGAGCTGTACGCGCTGCACGACCTGGTCCGGCTCGGCTTCCCAGCGCTGCCGCTGTCCGTGCCGAAGGGGACCACGACCACAGCCCCGGAGGTCGTCAGCGTCACGGTCGCGGAGCGGCTCGCGGAGCTGGCCCGGCAGGTTGGCGGCCCGATGCCGTCGCTGTTCTCCCGGCACGCGCGGGCCGCGGCCGGCGAGTCCGAGGCCGAACTGCTCTGGGTCGCGGATCAGTTCGCCCGGCAGGACTTCCTGCTCTACGCGGCGGAGGCGACCGCGACCGCGGCCCGGCTGCTGCGCGACCAGCGCTCGCCGCAGACCCAGCTGGTCAACACGCGGCTGGCCGAGCTGAAGCAGCGCTGTCAGCTGATCGACACGCCCGCGCTGCGCGTCGACCGGGTGCGGCTGACCGAGCGCGAGCGGCAGGTGGCGGAGCTGGCCTCGACGGGCACGCCCAGCAAGGAGATCGCGGAGCAGCTGTTCCTCTCCGCCCGCACGGTGGAGAACCATTTGCAGCGCGTGTACGTGAAGCTCGGTGTGACCGGCCGCGCCGAACTACCGGTCGCGCTTCAATCCATCTCAGAATGA
- a CDS encoding MoaD/ThiS family protein: MAIEVRIPTILRSYTGGAKVVEGSGDTLADLLTDLDSRHSGIRGRLVTPEGTLHRFVNIYVNDEDVRFLGGLEAKLSDGASVTVLPAVAGGAFGFAAAAALLGHNGR, encoded by the coding sequence ATGGCCATCGAAGTTCGCATCCCCACCATCCTGCGCTCCTACACCGGCGGCGCGAAGGTCGTCGAGGGCTCCGGCGACACGCTCGCCGACCTGCTCACCGACCTCGACTCGCGCCACTCCGGCATCCGTGGCCGCCTGGTCACGCCGGAGGGCACGCTGCACCGGTTCGTGAACATCTACGTCAACGACGAGGACGTGCGCTTCCTCGGCGGCCTCGAGGCCAAGCTCTCCGACGGCGCGTCGGTGACCGTGCTCCCGGCCGTCGCCGGTGGGGCGTTCGGCTTCGCCGCCGCGGCCGCGCTGCTCGGCCACAACGGCCGATAA
- a CDS encoding nicotinamidase has product MTRALIIVDVQNDFCEGGSLAVNGGAGVAAAISEALTGGGWDHVVATKDYHIDPGAHFSANPDFVDSWPAHCVAGTDGSEFHPALDTSRIEAVFHKGRHAAAYSGFEGATPDGARLAEWLRERDVTAVDVVGIATDHCVRATALDASAAGFDTTVLLGLTAGVAPATTESALAQLAEASVTMNGKPVVLPA; this is encoded by the coding sequence GTGACTCGTGCTCTGATCATCGTCGACGTGCAGAACGACTTCTGCGAGGGTGGCTCGCTCGCCGTGAACGGCGGCGCCGGGGTGGCCGCGGCCATATCCGAGGCGCTGACCGGCGGCGGCTGGGACCACGTGGTGGCGACCAAGGACTACCACATCGACCCGGGCGCGCACTTCTCCGCGAACCCGGACTTCGTCGACTCGTGGCCGGCCCACTGCGTGGCCGGCACGGACGGTTCCGAGTTCCACCCGGCGCTGGACACCTCGCGCATCGAGGCGGTCTTCCACAAGGGCCGGCACGCCGCGGCGTACTCCGGCTTCGAGGGCGCCACGCCCGACGGCGCGCGGCTCGCCGAGTGGCTCCGCGAGCGGGACGTGACCGCGGTCGACGTGGTCGGCATCGCCACCGACCACTGCGTGCGGGCCACCGCGCTGGACGCCTCCGCGGCCGGTTTCGACACCACCGTGCTGCTCGGCCTGACCGCGGGCGTAGCACCCGCGACCACGGAGAGCGCGCTGGCTCAGCTCGCCGAGGCGTCCGTCACGATGAACGGTAAACCAGTGGTACTTCCGGCGTAA
- a CDS encoding nicotinate phosphoribosyltransferase, whose translation MTATTSLLTDHYELTMISAALSDGTADRQCVFEVFARRLPTGRRYGVVAGTTRLIEMIKDFRFDPAEIEFLRRTNVVDEPTASWLAAYEFKGDIDGYAEGELFFPGSPILTVAGTFAECVVLETLILSVLNHDCAIAAAATRMVTAARGRSVIEMGSRRTHEEAATAAARAAYLAGFTATSNLAAGLRYGVPTAGTSAHAFTLLHDDEPAAFASQVKALGTGTTLLVDTYDISQGIRNAIAAAGTELRAIRIDSGDLSVLAQQSRELLDSLGATETKIVVSGDLDEYAIAALAAEPVDIYGAGTSVVTGSGAPTAGLVYKLVEVEGRPVVKRSENKRTVGGRKTAVRRHKPTGTATEEIVVSQGVPDHLPNDRLLQHSYVANGEFLAAPTLADAREHLRQCLISIPWEGLKLSAGDPAIPVVMVSAS comes from the coding sequence GTGACTGCTACCACCTCGCTGCTGACCGACCACTACGAGCTGACGATGATCAGCGCGGCCCTGAGCGACGGCACCGCCGACCGTCAGTGCGTGTTCGAGGTCTTCGCGAGGCGGTTACCGACCGGCCGCCGCTACGGCGTGGTCGCCGGCACCACCCGCCTGATCGAGATGATCAAGGACTTCCGCTTCGATCCGGCCGAGATCGAGTTCCTGCGCCGCACGAACGTGGTCGACGAGCCGACCGCCTCCTGGCTCGCGGCCTACGAGTTCAAGGGCGACATCGACGGGTACGCGGAGGGAGAGCTCTTCTTCCCCGGCTCGCCGATCCTGACCGTGGCCGGCACGTTCGCCGAGTGCGTGGTGCTGGAGACGCTGATCCTCTCCGTGCTCAACCACGACTGCGCGATCGCGGCCGCGGCCACCCGCATGGTCACGGCGGCCCGCGGCCGGAGCGTGATCGAGATGGGCTCGCGGCGCACCCACGAGGAGGCGGCCACCGCGGCGGCCCGCGCGGCATACCTGGCCGGCTTCACCGCCACCTCCAACCTCGCGGCCGGGCTGCGCTACGGCGTGCCGACCGCGGGCACCTCCGCGCACGCGTTCACGCTGCTGCACGACGACGAGCCGGCCGCGTTCGCGTCGCAGGTCAAGGCGCTCGGCACCGGCACCACGCTGCTCGTCGACACGTACGACATCAGTCAGGGCATCCGCAACGCGATCGCGGCGGCCGGCACCGAGCTGCGCGCGATCCGGATCGACTCCGGCGACCTGTCCGTGCTCGCCCAGCAGTCCCGCGAGCTGCTCGACTCGCTCGGCGCCACGGAGACCAAGATCGTCGTCTCCGGCGACCTGGACGAGTACGCGATCGCCGCGCTCGCGGCCGAGCCGGTCGACATCTACGGCGCCGGCACCTCCGTCGTCACCGGCTCCGGCGCGCCCACCGCCGGGCTGGTCTACAAGCTGGTCGAGGTCGAGGGCCGCCCGGTCGTGAAGCGCTCGGAGAACAAGCGCACGGTCGGCGGCCGCAAGACCGCGGTGCGCCGGCACAAGCCGACCGGCACCGCGACCGAGGAGATCGTGGTCTCCCAGGGCGTGCCGGACCACCTGCCCAACGACCGCCTGCTGCAGCACTCCTACGTGGCGAACGGCGAGTTCCTGGCGGCGCCGACGCTGGCCGACGCGCGCGAGCATCTCCGCCAGTGCCTGATCTCCATCCCGTGGGAGGGCCTCAAGCTCTCGGCCGGCGATCCCGCGATCCCGGTCGTCATGGTCTCCGCAAGCTGA
- the mptB gene encoding polyprenol phosphomannose-dependent alpha 1,6 mannosyltransferase MptB: MSRQNAIQQMSLPGAPPRVTQTVPASIGLLAVTGSAATATLAVVTAGVYRPSAITIAVGLVAMGAVVGAWFLAGRRAAHLTPRTLYAVAAAWAAPLLLARPLFSGDVWSYLAQGATAALGLDPYRSGPASALGADSVFTAQVSHYWADTPAPYGPAWMLLSRGVALLTGENLGAGVLAYRLVALAGVVLIAWALPRLAVRAGGSPGVAVWLGLLNPLVLWHLVAGVHNDALMLGLMLTGLELALAAVDRIHAGGESDRLVAHLRLAAGAVLLTLAADIKFVAGAAFCVVLVAIAHRLDRPAPLMTGVVTGAVLGTGALSMIAGFGWITGPLGSLSVYSWMAPTTATGLLIGAVAGTGVTPVAVTVANAIGLVVCVPVVIGLLVAMFRRRLEPIRGLGLIFTAALLCGAVVQPWYVLWAVLPLAVAARTRRSRLRVAGVSALIAVALPPLTGGVTAMIGGYAIAAVVLGTAALLIRRRLARPAAVTPVPIPATTTVPRQPAVRERERVAAQPRT; this comes from the coding sequence ATGAGCAGGCAGAACGCGATTCAGCAGATGTCGCTGCCCGGTGCGCCGCCGCGGGTAACGCAGACCGTGCCAGCCTCGATCGGCCTGCTGGCGGTGACCGGGTCGGCGGCCACCGCGACGCTCGCCGTCGTCACGGCCGGTGTCTACCGGCCGTCCGCGATCACGATAGCGGTCGGCCTGGTCGCCATGGGGGCGGTGGTCGGCGCCTGGTTCCTCGCCGGGCGCCGCGCGGCCCACCTGACGCCGCGCACGCTCTACGCGGTGGCTGCCGCCTGGGCCGCGCCGCTGCTGCTCGCGCGCCCGCTGTTCAGCGGCGACGTGTGGAGTTACCTGGCGCAGGGTGCGACCGCCGCGCTCGGCCTCGACCCGTACCGGTCGGGGCCGGCCTCCGCGCTCGGCGCCGACTCGGTCTTCACCGCGCAGGTGAGCCACTACTGGGCGGACACGCCCGCGCCCTACGGCCCGGCCTGGATGCTGCTGTCGCGCGGCGTGGCGCTGCTGACCGGCGAGAACCTGGGCGCGGGCGTCCTGGCGTACCGGTTGGTCGCGCTGGCGGGCGTGGTGCTGATCGCGTGGGCGCTGCCGCGGCTCGCGGTGCGCGCCGGCGGGTCCCCGGGCGTCGCGGTCTGGCTCGGCCTGCTCAATCCGCTGGTGCTGTGGCACCTGGTCGCGGGCGTGCACAACGACGCGCTGATGCTCGGCCTGATGCTGACCGGCCTGGAGCTGGCGCTCGCCGCCGTCGACCGGATCCACGCGGGCGGCGAGTCGGATCGCCTGGTCGCGCACCTGCGGCTGGCGGCCGGCGCGGTGCTGCTGACGCTCGCGGCGGACATCAAGTTCGTGGCCGGCGCCGCGTTCTGCGTCGTGCTGGTCGCGATCGCGCACCGTCTCGACCGGCCCGCCCCGCTGATGACCGGCGTGGTGACCGGCGCGGTCCTCGGCACCGGCGCGCTCTCCATGATCGCCGGCTTCGGCTGGATCACGGGCCCGCTGGGCTCGCTCTCCGTCTACAGCTGGATGGCGCCGACCACCGCCACCGGCCTGCTCATCGGCGCGGTCGCCGGCACCGGTGTCACCCCTGTCGCGGTGACCGTGGCGAACGCGATCGGTCTCGTCGTCTGCGTCCCGGTGGTGATCGGCCTGCTGGTCGCCATGTTCCGCCGCCGCCTGGAGCCGATCCGCGGCCTCGGCCTGATCTTCACGGCCGCGCTGCTCTGCGGCGCCGTCGTCCAGCCGTGGTACGTGTTGTGGGCCGTCCTTCCGCTCGCCGTCGCGGCCCGCACCCGCCGCAGCCGTCTCCGGGTGGCCGGGGTCAGCGCGCTGATCGCGGTGGCCCTGCCGCCGCTCACCGGCGGCGTGACCGCGATGATCGGCGGCTACGCCATCGCGGCCGTCGTGCTCGGCACCGCCGCCCTGCTGATACGCCGCCGCCTCGCGCGCCCGGCCGCCGTCACCCCGGTGCCGATCCCGGCGACGACCACGGTGCCGCGCCAGCCGGCCGTGCGCGAGCGCGAGCGCGTCGCCGCACAGCCGCGCACCTGA
- a CDS encoding MFS transporter, translated as MGLRAYGSVLRLRGVAALLLIGFLARIPITATSMALTLHVVDEQGRGYAAAGLVGTAMTVGSAIGAPWLGRWADRVGMRPVIVLTGVAGSAFWLLSPRLPFGWLLATAALGGLLMLPAFSIVRQALTAMVPEEHRRQAFSLDAMTIELSSMTGPAGAVLLATTVSATAAMIAIGGGLAVSAVLLVLLNPPVRAAHETPADASPPVARRAWLRPPLLMAYAIAAASTLVLAGTDLAVVAVLRDGGEAHWTGLVLGVWAAASLAGGFVYGTLPRPAGAIALLAGLALLTIPVGLAGGDWWLLALALIPAGALCAPTLTATTEQVSALAPASARGEALGLHGSSLTVGMAIGAPLTGAVIDSFGGGWGFAAVGLAGLLIALAALPVVRRTRAPLPHGHTEIAPAPLPTKA; from the coding sequence ATGGGTCTTCGGGCGTACGGCAGTGTGTTGCGACTGCGCGGCGTGGCCGCGCTGCTGCTGATCGGTTTCCTCGCCCGGATCCCGATCACCGCGACCTCGATGGCGCTGACCCTGCACGTCGTCGACGAGCAGGGCCGGGGCTACGCCGCGGCAGGCCTGGTCGGCACCGCGATGACCGTGGGCAGCGCGATCGGCGCGCCGTGGCTCGGCCGCTGGGCCGATCGCGTCGGCATGCGCCCGGTCATCGTGCTCACCGGCGTGGCCGGCAGCGCGTTCTGGCTGCTGTCACCGCGGCTGCCGTTCGGCTGGCTGCTCGCCACCGCGGCCCTGGGCGGCCTGCTGATGCTGCCCGCGTTCTCGATCGTCCGGCAGGCGCTGACCGCGATGGTGCCGGAGGAGCACCGGCGGCAGGCGTTCTCGCTGGACGCGATGACGATCGAGCTGTCCTCCATGACCGGCCCGGCCGGAGCGGTGCTGCTGGCCACCACGGTCTCGGCGACCGCGGCCATGATCGCGATCGGCGGCGGGCTGGCCGTTTCCGCCGTGCTGCTGGTGCTGCTGAACCCGCCGGTCCGCGCCGCGCACGAGACGCCCGCGGATGCCTCACCGCCCGTCGCGCGGCGCGCCTGGCTGCGTCCGCCGCTGCTGATGGCGTACGCGATCGCGGCCGCCTCCACGCTGGTGCTGGCCGGCACGGACCTGGCGGTCGTGGCGGTGCTCCGCGACGGCGGCGAGGCTCACTGGACCGGACTGGTGCTCGGGGTCTGGGCCGCGGCGTCGCTGGCCGGCGGCTTCGTCTACGGCACGCTGCCCCGCCCGGCCGGCGCGATCGCCCTGCTCGCCGGGCTCGCGCTGCTCACCATCCCGGTCGGCCTGGCCGGCGGCGACTGGTGGCTGCTGGCGCTCGCACTGATCCCGGCCGGCGCGCTCTGCGCGCCCACGCTCACCGCCACCACGGAGCAGGTCAGCGCGCTCGCCCCGGCCTCGGCCCGCGGCGAGGCGCTCGGCCTGCACGGATCGTCGCTGACCGTCGGCATGGCGATCGGCGCGCCGCTGACCGGCGCGGTCATCGACTCCTTCGGCGGCGGCTGGGGCTTCGCCGCGGTCGGCCTCGCCGGCCTGCTGATCGCGCTGGCCGCGCTCCCGGTCGTGCGCCGCACCCGCGCACCCCTGCCGCACGGGCACACCGAGATCGCCCCGGCCCCACTCCCCACCAAGGCGTAA
- a CDS encoding aspartate aminotransferase family protein produces MTTFWADADRLLIRYGATFTPRIIERAEGAYVYDSEGRAILDFTSGQMSAILGHAHPDVVATVASSVASLDHLYSGMLSRPVVDLAARLVGTLPAGLDRMLLLSTGAEANEAALKMAKLATGRYEIVSFDRSWHGMTHGAASATFSAGRRGYGPAAPGNLVLPTPNAYRSPFRNPDGTYDWAAELDYGFALVDQQSAGSLAACLVEPILSSGGIIELPAGYLRRLRELCDERGMLLILDEAQTGIGRTGTMYAFERDGVVPDVLTLSKTLGAGLPVAAVVASAAVETACHERGFLFYTTHVSDPLAAAVALTVLDVVERDGLVARAAALGGQLTARLLALRDACEVVGDVRGRGLLQGIELVRDKQSREPAEALGAAVTSACLERGLHMNIVQLPGMGGIFRIAPPLTITDGELHAGLDILEDAIRACTA; encoded by the coding sequence ATGACGACCTTCTGGGCTGACGCGGACCGGCTGCTGATCCGCTACGGCGCGACGTTCACGCCGCGGATCATCGAGCGTGCCGAGGGCGCCTACGTCTATGACAGCGAGGGCCGCGCGATCCTCGACTTCACGTCCGGGCAGATGAGCGCGATCCTCGGCCACGCGCACCCGGACGTGGTGGCCACGGTCGCCTCCTCGGTCGCGTCGCTGGACCACCTCTACAGCGGCATGCTCAGCCGCCCGGTGGTCGACCTAGCGGCCCGCCTGGTCGGCACGCTCCCGGCCGGGCTGGACCGGATGCTGCTGCTCAGCACGGGCGCGGAGGCGAACGAGGCCGCGCTCAAGATGGCCAAGCTCGCCACCGGCCGGTACGAGATCGTCTCCTTCGACCGGTCCTGGCACGGCATGACGCACGGTGCCGCGTCCGCGACGTTCTCCGCCGGCCGGCGGGGCTACGGGCCGGCCGCGCCGGGCAACCTGGTGCTGCCGACGCCGAACGCCTACCGGTCGCCGTTTCGGAACCCGGACGGCACGTACGACTGGGCGGCCGAGCTCGACTACGGATTCGCGCTCGTCGACCAGCAGTCCGCCGGCAGTCTCGCGGCCTGCCTGGTCGAGCCGATCCTGTCGTCCGGCGGGATCATCGAGCTGCCGGCCGGTTACCTGCGCCGGCTCCGCGAGCTGTGCGACGAGCGCGGCATGCTGCTGATCCTGGACGAGGCGCAGACCGGGATCGGGCGAACCGGCACGATGTACGCGTTCGAGCGCGACGGCGTCGTCCCGGACGTGCTGACGCTCTCCAAGACGCTCGGCGCCGGACTGCCGGTGGCCGCGGTGGTCGCGAGCGCCGCGGTAGAGACGGCCTGCCACGAGCGCGGCTTCCTCTTCTACACCACGCACGTCTCCGACCCGCTCGCCGCCGCGGTCGCGCTGACCGTGCTCGACGTGGTCGAGCGGGACGGCCTGGTCGCGCGCGCGGCCGCGCTCGGCGGGCAGCTGACCGCGCGGCTGCTGGCGTTGCGCGACGCCTGCGAGGTGGTCGGCGACGTGCGCGGCCGAGGGCTGTTGCAGGGCATCGAGCTGGTCCGGGACAAGCAGAGCAGGGAGCCGGCCGAGGCGCTGGGCGCGGCCGTCACGTCCGCCTGCCTGGAGCGGGGACTGCACATGAACATCGTCCAGCTGCCCGGGATGGGCGGAATCTTCCGGATCGCGCCGCCGCTGACCATCACCGACGGCGAGCTGCACGCCGGGCTGGACATCCTGGAGGACGCGATTCGCGCCTGCACTGCGTGA
- a CDS encoding PLP-dependent cysteine synthase family protein, which produces MARYDSLLDLGGDTPLIGLPRLSPVVPEGAPPVRLWAKLEDRNPTGSVKDRAAAFMIRAAEEAGRIRPGDTILEPTSGNTGISLAMVAKLRGYRLVCVMPENVSAERIQLLRMYGAEIIFSPAAGGSNQAVATAKQIAAEHPDWVMLYQYGNEANARAHYETTGPELLRDLPSITHFVAGLGTTGTLMGTGRYLREKVEGIEIVAAEPRYGELVYGLRNLDEGYVPELYDATVLTRRFSVGTRDSVLRTRQLVEVEGLFAGFSTGAVLHAALNVAHEAVKAGRRADVAFLVADGGWKYLSTGAYGGTLAEAEESLEGQLWA; this is translated from the coding sequence ATGGCGCGGTACGACAGCCTGCTCGACCTCGGTGGCGACACGCCACTGATCGGACTGCCACGCCTGTCGCCGGTGGTGCCCGAGGGGGCGCCACCGGTCCGCCTGTGGGCGAAGCTCGAGGATCGCAACCCCACCGGCAGCGTGAAGGACCGCGCCGCCGCGTTCATGATCCGGGCGGCCGAGGAGGCCGGCCGGATCCGGCCGGGCGACACGATCCTGGAGCCCACCAGCGGCAACACCGGCATCTCGCTGGCCATGGTGGCGAAACTGCGCGGTTACCGCCTTGTCTGCGTGATGCCGGAGAACGTCTCGGCCGAGCGCATCCAGCTGCTCCGGATGTACGGCGCGGAGATCATCTTCTCGCCCGCGGCCGGCGGCTCGAACCAGGCCGTCGCCACCGCGAAGCAGATCGCGGCCGAGCACCCCGACTGGGTGATGCTCTACCAGTACGGCAACGAGGCGAACGCCCGCGCACACTACGAGACCACCGGCCCGGAGCTGCTGCGCGACCTGCCGTCGATCACGCACTTCGTGGCCGGCCTCGGCACCACCGGCACGCTGATGGGCACCGGCCGCTACCTGCGGGAGAAGGTCGAGGGCATCGAGATCGTCGCCGCCGAGCCGCGCTACGGCGAGCTGGTCTACGGGCTGCGCAACCTCGACGAGGGTTACGTGCCGGAGCTCTACGACGCCACCGTCCTCACTCGCCGGTTCTCCGTCGGCACCCGCGACTCGGTGCTGCGCACGCGGCAGCTCGTCGAGGTCGAGGGCCTGTTCGCCGGGTTCTCCACCGGCGCGGTGCTGCACGCGGCGCTCAACGTCGCGCACGAGGCCGTGAAGGCGGGCCGGCGCGCGGACGTCGCTTTCCTGGTCGCGGACGGCGGCTGGAAGTACCTCTCCACCGGCGCCTACGGCGGCACCCTCGCCGAGGCCGAGGAGTCCCTCGAAGGCCAGCTCTGGGCCTGA